One part of the Chryseobacterium mulctrae genome encodes these proteins:
- the ribD gene encoding bifunctional diaminohydroxyphosphoribosylaminopyrimidine deaminase/5-amino-6-(5-phosphoribosylamino)uracil reductase RibD — MQDEFYIRRCIELAQKAIGNTYPNPLVGSVIVHNGKIIGEGYHHKAGENHAEINAINSVEDKSLIPESTIYVSLEPCAHFGKTPPCALKIVELGFKKVVIGAMDSHDKVNGKGKKIIQDAVIAVVSGVLEKECIEINKRFFTYHEKRRPFIILKWAESGDRFMDKDFKPTQISNSLTKQFVHQLRNNEHSILIGTMTALRDNPSLTTREIVGRNPIRILIDIDLKVPTDFNIYSNEAETLVFNSVKEGEEGNIKFIKTSRESFIENMLKKLHELQIQSIIVEGGSLVLQQFIDAGLWDETIVIKNKNLVLENGTKAPRFSETPIDTQDFRDNVIEFYKNSH; from the coding sequence ATGCAAGACGAATTTTACATCAGAAGATGCATTGAGCTCGCTCAGAAAGCCATCGGAAACACTTATCCAAATCCATTGGTAGGAAGTGTGATTGTTCACAACGGTAAAATAATTGGTGAAGGGTATCATCATAAAGCCGGTGAAAATCATGCGGAAATTAACGCTATCAATTCCGTTGAAGATAAAAGTCTGATTCCTGAATCTACGATTTATGTTTCTTTGGAACCTTGCGCCCATTTCGGAAAAACTCCGCCTTGTGCTCTGAAAATTGTTGAACTTGGCTTTAAAAAAGTTGTTATCGGAGCAATGGATTCCCACGATAAAGTCAACGGAAAAGGAAAGAAAATCATTCAGGATGCAGTAATTGCAGTTGTTTCCGGAGTTTTGGAAAAAGAATGCATTGAGATAAATAAAAGATTTTTTACCTATCACGAAAAGAGAAGACCTTTTATTATCTTGAAATGGGCAGAATCTGGCGACCGTTTTATGGATAAAGATTTCAAGCCTACCCAAATCAGCAACTCACTGACCAAACAATTTGTACATCAGCTAAGAAACAACGAGCATTCTATTCTGATTGGCACAATGACGGCTTTGAGAGACAACCCAAGTCTTACTACAAGAGAAATTGTAGGCAGAAACCCGATCAGGATTTTGATTGATATTGATTTAAAAGTTCCAACCGATTTTAATATTTACAGCAATGAAGCAGAAACTTTGGTTTTCAATTCTGTAAAAGAAGGTGAAGAAGGAAATATAAAATTCATCAAAACTTCAAGAGAAAGTTTCATTGAAAATATGTTGAAAAAATTACACGAACTTCAGATACAATCCATCATTGTGGAGGGCGGAAGTTTGGTTCTTCAACAGTTTATTGATGCAGGTTTATGGGATGAGACAATTGTTATTAAAAATAAAAATTTAGTATTAGAAAACGGAACGAAAGCTCCAAGATTTAGCGAAACTCCGATCGATACTCAGGATTTCCGAGATAATGTTATTGAATTTTATAAAAATTCTCACTAA
- a CDS encoding shikimate dehydrogenase family protein, giving the protein MDSSNKLGLIGKNISYSFSKQYFEDKFKKKKLSDFSYEIFDLQEINEIEELLLKSNLLGFNVTIPYKEKVIDYLDELSDEAQKIGAVNCVLIEDGKKTGYNTDAFGFEKTLVAHKKTHHESALVLGNGGAAKAVQYILDKHQIPYQTISRKSEINFENLDSETVSKNKLIIQCTPVGTFPNTEDCLNFPFEALTNQHLVIDLIYNPEYSKFIINASKNGAKTVNGYYMLEQQAEKAWEIWSFKKK; this is encoded by the coding sequence ATGGATTCCAGCAACAAATTAGGACTGATCGGAAAAAACATCTCCTACTCTTTTTCAAAACAATATTTTGAAGATAAATTTAAAAAGAAAAAACTCAGCGATTTTTCATACGAAATTTTCGATTTACAGGAAATCAATGAAATTGAAGAACTGCTTTTAAAGTCTAACCTTTTAGGATTTAATGTAACGATTCCCTACAAAGAGAAAGTGATAGATTATCTGGATGAATTGAGTGATGAAGCCCAAAAAATAGGCGCTGTAAACTGTGTTTTAATTGAAGACGGAAAGAAAACCGGCTACAATACAGACGCTTTTGGTTTTGAAAAAACATTGGTTGCACACAAAAAAACACATCACGAATCGGCTTTGGTTTTAGGAAATGGTGGTGCTGCAAAAGCAGTGCAATATATTTTAGACAAACATCAGATTCCATATCAGACAATTTCCAGAAAATCAGAAATTAATTTTGAAAATTTAGATTCAGAGACAGTTTCAAAAAATAAGCTCATTATTCAGTGTACTCCGGTTGGAACTTTTCCGAATACAGAAGATTGCCTGAATTTTCCTTTTGAAGCTCTTACAAATCAACATTTGGTGATTGATCTGATTTACAATCCGGAATACAGCAAATTTATTATAAATGCTTCCAAAAACGGAGCAAAAACCGTCAATGGATATTATATGCTGGAACAACAGGCAGAAAAAGCTTGGGAAATTTGGTCGTTTAAAAAAAAATAA
- a CDS encoding DUF349 domain-containing protein has product MTTENNLSENEEHKTSTEHQETVENIQNTEENHHEENHDGSHHDSIADLSLADALKEMEKIINSNNAGERYREFNALKEKANHTIHDEIEDKKHEYTDAGNAIENFSYEHPSQSKLSGLIHIFREKHDNFQKNQEEEQKKNLDQRQSIIERLKNLYTNSEPGVNLFKSIREIKEEWSNAGQVAKSEFKILNNNYFHHLNQFYQMLDLNKEFLEQEYSHNLEKRQHIIARAKELENEPVVQKALNELQYLHKLWKEEAEPVSEEFREKTWEEFKEISNKIHERKTELSAAIETEQNANLEKKNEIIAEIKKLSEPKDNPNHTYWQNSIKRVEELRSEFLKTGSVPRKLSNNNWNDFKATLRGFNTTKNNYYKSLKGSQQQNLDEKLKLIQTAKDNMLSEDWDLAVALFKKLQEDWKKIGHVPKSMTNKIWDEFRDACNTFFNNYREKSSASTDNWKENYKLKKDILEELKTISNDEGSIEKIEAIKTSWNNIGKVPRDKMAINSEFNKTLREKLKLNKINELELKEEGLSENQLTDKARKIKSQISDLEAEIVKLENNLSFFKNPSRENPLLRDTYNTIDDKKAHLETLKQNLHSIIAGE; this is encoded by the coding sequence ATGACAACAGAAAATAATCTTTCTGAAAACGAAGAACACAAAACGTCTACAGAACATCAGGAAACAGTCGAAAACATTCAGAATACTGAAGAAAACCATCACGAAGAAAATCATGATGGTTCTCACCACGATTCTATTGCCGATCTGTCTCTTGCTGATGCACTGAAAGAAATGGAAAAAATTATCAATTCTAATAATGCAGGTGAACGATACAGAGAGTTTAATGCATTAAAGGAAAAAGCAAATCATACGATTCATGACGAAATCGAAGATAAAAAGCATGAATATACAGATGCAGGAAATGCAATCGAAAATTTCAGCTACGAGCATCCTTCTCAATCTAAACTTTCAGGTCTGATTCATATTTTCAGAGAAAAACATGATAATTTTCAGAAAAATCAGGAAGAAGAGCAGAAAAAAAACTTAGATCAACGTCAAAGCATTATTGAAAGGCTTAAAAATCTTTACACTAATTCTGAACCTGGAGTCAATCTTTTCAAATCAATCAGAGAGATTAAAGAGGAATGGTCAAACGCTGGTCAGGTTGCAAAATCTGAATTTAAAATTTTAAATAACAATTATTTCCATCATTTGAATCAGTTTTATCAAATGTTGGATTTAAATAAAGAATTCCTTGAGCAGGAATACAGCCACAACTTAGAAAAAAGACAGCACATTATTGCAAGAGCAAAAGAGCTGGAAAACGAACCGGTTGTACAAAAAGCTTTAAACGAACTTCAATATCTTCACAAGCTTTGGAAAGAAGAAGCAGAACCTGTTTCTGAAGAATTCCGTGAAAAAACCTGGGAAGAGTTCAAAGAAATTTCAAATAAAATTCATGAGAGAAAAACCGAGCTTTCTGCAGCTATTGAAACAGAGCAGAACGCAAATCTTGAGAAGAAAAACGAAATCATCGCTGAAATTAAGAAACTTTCTGAGCCAAAAGACAATCCTAATCACACGTATTGGCAAAACTCAATCAAGCGAGTTGAAGAACTGCGTTCTGAATTTTTGAAAACAGGAAGTGTTCCGAGAAAATTGTCTAACAATAACTGGAATGATTTCAAAGCTACTTTAAGAGGTTTCAACACGACAAAAAACAATTACTATAAATCTCTGAAAGGTTCTCAACAGCAGAATCTTGATGAGAAACTGAAGCTGATTCAGACTGCAAAAGACAATATGCTTTCTGAAGATTGGGATCTTGCAGTGGCTTTATTCAAAAAACTTCAGGAAGACTGGAAGAAAATCGGTCACGTTCCGAAAAGTATGACCAATAAAATCTGGGATGAATTCCGTGATGCATGTAATACATTCTTTAATAATTACAGAGAAAAAAGCAGCGCTTCTACCGATAACTGGAAAGAAAACTACAAGCTTAAAAAAGATATTCTTGAAGAGTTGAAGACCATTTCAAACGACGAAGGAAGCATCGAAAAAATAGAAGCGATTAAAACATCTTGGAACAATATTGGAAAAGTTCCGAGAGATAAGATGGCAATCAACTCTGAGTTTAATAAAACTCTTAGAGAAAAGTTGAAGCTGAATAAGATTAATGAGCTTGAGCTGAAAGAAGAAGGTTTATCTGAAAACCAATTAACTGATAAAGCAAGAAAAATTAAGAGTCAAATCTCAGATCTTGAAGCTGAAATTGTTAAACTTGAAAATAACCTTTCATTCTTCAAAAATCCATCAAGAGAAAACCCTCTTTTACGAGATACTTACAATACGATTGATGACAAAAAAGCTCACCTTGAGACTTTAAAGCAGAATCTTCACAGTATCATCGCTGGAGAATAA
- a CDS encoding ABC transporter permease — protein MKNIAFYIASRYLLSKKGSTAVTFITWLAAVAMSVAVAAMFVIISVFSGLEDFNKALISNLHADLTIKSTSGKTLKNFEKINTVLKNNKEISSFSRIIEEKTYINYNGKGDVAYLRGVDSAYIKVNPVNKTIFFGSYPSFEYTNEVIMEHSLQNRLGIPVDSNTDFSTLFMPKPGTGIINKEEDIYNKKEIIVCGVFPGNEQLNNYIIAPVELAEELLNLPKNSAYQIVIKLKNQENIDSVKQNLLKTLGKDIEIKTKEEENAAFWKMINTEKLFIYLIFALVIFITTFNLAGAIIILQLDKKQQAKSLISLGFPLSHLRMTYFYTGILIVILGVISGLILGTALCYFQIYTELFKAVEDLPFPVKIVGKNYLIVAAIASVFGIIISWFFSKISKDYITKN, from the coding sequence TTGAAAAACATTGCATTTTACATTGCATCGCGCTACCTTTTATCTAAAAAAGGAAGCACTGCTGTAACATTTATTACCTGGCTTGCTGCTGTGGCGATGAGTGTTGCTGTGGCTGCAATGTTTGTCATTATTTCTGTTTTTTCCGGTCTTGAAGATTTCAACAAAGCTTTGATTTCTAATCTTCATGCTGATTTAACGATAAAAAGCACATCCGGAAAAACGCTGAAAAATTTTGAGAAAATAAATACTGTTTTAAAAAACAATAAAGAAATTTCCAGCTTCTCAAGAATAATAGAAGAAAAAACCTACATTAATTACAACGGAAAAGGCGATGTTGCCTATCTTCGAGGAGTTGATTCGGCTTATATTAAAGTGAACCCGGTTAATAAAACCATATTTTTCGGAAGCTATCCTTCATTCGAATATACCAATGAAGTTATTATGGAGCATTCGCTTCAAAACAGATTGGGAATTCCTGTAGATTCAAACACAGATTTCTCAACACTTTTTATGCCTAAACCCGGAACGGGAATCATTAATAAGGAAGAAGATATTTACAATAAAAAAGAAATTATTGTCTGTGGTGTTTTTCCAGGGAATGAGCAGCTCAACAATTATATTATTGCTCCGGTAGAACTGGCTGAAGAATTATTAAATCTTCCAAAAAATTCAGCTTATCAAATTGTTATTAAGCTTAAAAATCAAGAAAACATAGATTCTGTAAAACAAAATCTTCTTAAAACTCTAGGAAAAGACATCGAAATTAAAACGAAAGAGGAAGAAAATGCAGCGTTCTGGAAAATGATTAATACCGAAAAGCTTTTTATTTATTTAATTTTCGCTTTGGTTATTTTCATCACAACTTTTAATTTAGCTGGTGCCATTATTATTTTACAGCTCGACAAAAAACAACAGGCAAAATCTCTGATTTCTTTAGGTTTTCCTTTATCACATCTTAGAATGACCTATTTCTACACCGGAATTCTTATTGTTATCTTGGGAGTAATCTCAGGTCTTATTTTAGGAACAGCTTTATGCTATTTCCAAATTTATACTGAATTATTTAAGGCTGTTGAAGATTTACCTTTTCCTGTAAAAATTGTTGGTAAAAATTATTTAATCGTTGCAGCCATCGCTTCTGTCTTTGGTATTATAATTTCTTGGTTCTTTTCTAAAATCAGTAAAGACTATATTACTAAAAATTAA
- a CDS encoding endonuclease: protein MRRILHSFLLTLITISALAQVPAGYYNNATGTGAALKTQLKNIISNGHQDHGYNGLWTGYQTTDRDYYYENDGTILDIYSERPTVADPYNFTYQTGQCGGNNGGEGFCYNREHIVPQSLFNEASPMKNDIHFIRATDAKVNGMRSNYPFGTVGTATFTSLNGSKLGNSVSAGYGGTVFEPIDEFKGDVARMIFYFVTRYETQLSGFSTGNMLGGSAYPGLQTWELNQLLAWHNLDPVSPAEIGRNNASYTYQGNRNPYIDNPNYVNLVWGTQTVDNQAPTTPTNLVANNPTASTVALSWTASTDNVGVTGYDVYANNVLKATVTGTSTTVQALASSTTYNFHVIAKDAAGNSSPQSNTATETTLAGTGGGGTCGTEDFSNIPASASSYATRTWTNNNITWTATDARTDQTLNGKAITLRNGTLSSSTIAGGISSLTVKTQVKFGDPSTANVLVNDVVVGTIAYNTTATTTTINLINIPGDVIIKITNTSTSGDRFAIDDLSWTCAASLSTVENSKEKAFSIYPNPVKNHELFVKGENLNKVLKAEIYDLSGKLIKNIANPFKNSNKINLHGLAKGVYILKTDNNTTKFILD from the coding sequence ATGAGACGAATTTTACATTCATTTTTGCTAACTCTGATCACTATCAGTGCTTTAGCTCAAGTTCCTGCGGGATATTACAACAATGCAACCGGTACAGGTGCAGCTTTAAAAACTCAATTAAAAAATATTATTTCGAATGGACACCAAGACCATGGTTATAATGGTCTTTGGACAGGTTACCAAACAACAGATAGGGATTACTACTATGAAAATGACGGTACTATTTTAGATATTTACTCTGAGAGACCCACTGTTGCAGACCCTTATAATTTCACTTATCAAACAGGTCAATGCGGTGGAAATAATGGTGGTGAAGGATTTTGCTATAACAGGGAACACATTGTCCCTCAAAGTTTATTCAATGAGGCTTCACCAATGAAAAATGACATTCATTTCATCAGAGCAACTGATGCCAAAGTAAATGGAATGAGATCAAATTATCCTTTTGGAACAGTAGGAACTGCTACATTTACTTCTTTAAACGGATCAAAACTAGGAAATTCAGTTTCAGCAGGATATGGCGGAACGGTTTTCGAACCTATTGATGAATTTAAAGGTGATGTTGCAAGAATGATTTTTTACTTTGTAACAAGATATGAAACTCAATTATCAGGATTCAGCACAGGTAATATGTTAGGAGGATCTGCATACCCAGGTTTACAAACTTGGGAACTTAACCAACTTTTAGCTTGGCACAATTTAGATCCAGTTTCTCCAGCAGAAATCGGAAGAAACAATGCTTCATATACTTATCAGGGAAACAGAAACCCTTATATTGACAATCCTAATTATGTAAATTTAGTTTGGGGAACACAAACTGTAGATAATCAAGCTCCGACAACTCCAACTAATTTAGTTGCAAATAACCCAACTGCAAGTACCGTAGCTTTAAGCTGGACTGCATCTACAGATAATGTAGGAGTTACAGGATACGATGTTTATGCTAATAATGTTTTAAAAGCTACCGTTACGGGAACTTCAACAACTGTTCAGGCTTTAGCTTCTTCAACAACCTACAATTTCCATGTAATTGCTAAAGATGCAGCCGGAAATTCATCTCCTCAAAGTAATACTGCTACAGAAACTACACTTGCAGGAACCGGCGGTGGTGGAACTTGTGGAACAGAGGATTTCTCAAACATCCCGGCATCTGCTTCAAGCTACGCAACAAGAACATGGACAAACAATAATATTACCTGGACAGCAACTGATGCTAGAACAGACCAAACATTAAACGGAAAAGCAATAACGCTAAGAAACGGAACATTAAGCAGCAGTACAATTGCAGGTGGAATTTCAAGTTTAACCGTGAAAACACAAGTTAAATTCGGCGATCCTTCAACTGCAAACGTATTGGTGAATGATGTAGTGGTAGGAACAATTGCTTACAACACAACAGCAACTACAACTACAATAAACTTAATTAATATTCCTGGAGATGTTATCATAAAAATAACCAACACTTCTACGAGCGGAGACAGATTTGCAATCGATGATTTAAGCTGGACTTGTGCAGCTTCTTTATCAACGGTTGAAAATTCAAAAGAAAAAGCATTCAGCATTTATCCAAACCCGGTTAAAAATCACGAATTATTTGTAAAAGGTGAAAACCTGAACAAAGTTTTGAAAGCTGAAATCTATGATCTTTCAGGAAAACTGATTAAGAATATTGCAAATCCTTTTAAAAATTCAAACAAAATCAATCTTCACGGATTAGCAAAAGGAGTGTACATCCTGAAAACAGACAACAACACTACAAAATTCATTTTAGACTAA